GTACCACTTTCGTTGGATAAATTGTTGTCGGGCCAATTATATTATATGAATACTTTTTATGAAGTAACGGCTGTTGCTTCAGAAAAAGAGTATTTAAAAAAAATTGGAGTAAAAGAAAGTGTAAAGACCTTTTCTATTGAAATGTCTCGGAAAATTACCCCAATTCGTGATTTGATTGCAGTGGTACAATTGTTTTTATTTCTCAAAAAAGAAAGACCATTAATCGTTCATTCTCATACACCAAAAGCGGGAATACTGGCAATGGTAGCATCAAAATGTGCTCGAGTTCCTATACGATTGCATACAGTTGCTGGATTGCCTTTAATGGAACAAATAGGATTTAAGCGTAATATTTTAGAAAAAGTAGAGAAACTGACATATTCATGCGCCACTATGGTGTATCCAAATTCAAAAGGGTTATATGATTTTATAGTAGCAAATAAATTTACAGAACAAAGAAAATTAAAAATGATTGGCAATGGTAGTTCAAACGGAATCGATACAATTCATTTTTCACCTGGACAGGTTACTCAATTACAAAAGGAAGCTTTAAAGATTAAGTTAGGAATCAAGGCAAATGATTTTGTTTTTGTTTTTGTTGGAAGATTAGTCGGTGATAAAGGAATTAATGAAGTTGTCGTTGCTTTTAAAAAAATAACACAACTTAATCTGAATGTAAAATTACTTTTGGTTGGGATGCAAGAAAAGGATTTGGATCCATTGCATAATACTACTGAACAAGAAATTTACACTAATAAAAATATAATCTTTGTAGGCTATCGAGATGATATCAGACCTTATTTAGCTATTAGTAATGCCTTAGTTTTTGCTAGTTATCGGGAAGGATTTCCCAATGTTGTTCTACAAGCAGGAGCTATGGGGTTACCCTCAATTGTAACCGATATTAATGGCTGTAACGAAATTATAATCGATGGAAAAAATGGAATTATTATTCCTGTAAAAAATAGTTTAGCACTAGAAAAAGCTCTTTTTAAAATGGTTATTGATACCGATTTTTTTATTTTCCTACAGTCTAATGCCAGACAAATGATAACGTCCCGATATGAACAAAAAAACGTTTGGGAAGCTATTTTGGAGGAATACAACAGAGTAGAGCATGTAGTTGTAAAATCTAAAATGGAGTATGTATAAAAATAGTATAAAACCCTTTCTAGATTTTAGCTTAGCTACTTTAACTTTTTTAGTGTTAAGTCCAGTATTTTGTATCGTTGTCTTGATTTTGTTTTTTGTTAATAACGGAACTGTTTTTTTCTTGCAGAAACGTCCTGGAATTGGTGGTGAATTATTTACCATAATCAAGTTCAAAACAATGAGTGATAAAAGAAGCGACTCTGGAGATATACTACCAGATGCCGAAAGGCTTACAATAATTGGCAAATGGATTCGTAAGACCTCTTTAGATGAACTTCCGCAATTGATAAATGTAATAAAAGGAGACATGAGCATAGTTGGTCCAAGGCCTTTATTACCTGAATATTTGAATTTATATTCGGATTACCAAAAAAGAAGACATGAGGTGAAACCAGGTATAACAGGTTGGGCTCAAATTAATGGCAGAAACACAATAGATTGGGTAACTAAATTCAAATATGATGTTTGGTATGTCGAACATCAATCTTTAACTTTAGATCTTAAAATTATTTATAGTACACTGTTAAAAGTATTGAAATCTGAAGGAGTTAATGCTTTAAACTGCGCAACAATAGAACCGTTCAATGGAAAATAGAAAACTATATATTTTTGGTGCAAGTGGGCATGGTAAAGTAGTTGCTGAATTGGTAGCAAGTACGAATTGTAAAATTGAAGCGATGATTGATGACGCACCAAAAAGTGTTGCTTTCGGGTTGATACCAATTGTTAATTCTTTACCTATTTTTCAACCTATCTCAAATACAGCTCTGATTATTGCCATTGGAGATAATTTAATAAGAAAGAAGATTAGTTTGAGACTTAGTAATTATAATTTTTTTAGTAGTATACATCAAAAGGCATTTGTTTCTCCGTCGGCATCTGTGGGATCAGGAACAGTTGTAATGGTTCATGCCGTTATAAATTCGGATGCAATAATTGGAAAACATGTTATAATTAATACGGCAGCAATAATAGAGCATGATTGTATTATTGCCGATTTTGTTCATATTTCGCCAAAAGTAACCTTGTCAGGAAATGTAAGTGTAGGTTTAGGAACTCACATAGGTTCTGGTGTAATCGTAATTCCAGGTGTTAAAATTGGAAAATGGTGTACAATTGGGGCAGGGGCAGTTATTATAAACGATATCCCTGATGGATCGACCGTTATTGGTAATCCTGGTAAAATTATTAAATATACTGATGTTAGTGAAAAAGTAGAACCTATAGAATCGATTTCAAAAAAGCAGCGAATAAAAATCAAAATATAAAGGCTAATATTACTATCTAATTGAATTAAAATAGTTATGTCCTTAAAATAAAAAAGCAAATATTATTATAATATTTGCTTTTTTATGTATTTATCAATGTGTTTTTTTTACCCAATTATTAAATCCTCTTTTTATTTTATAATGAAATGGTTTATTTTTTATAGATTCATTATCGTATCCGTATCCGTATCCGTAATTGTAGGAGTAGCTATATCCATAACCTTTGCTTTGCCCTACATTGTTTAAAATGAGCCCGATATTTTTAATAGAATTTAAAGTTTTCAAATTAGAAATAAATTTGAGCAGTTTTTTTTCTGTAAAATTTGCTCTGGTAACATAAAGTACAGTATCAGCTAGATGTGTAATTAGAGTTGTATCTGCAACTAATAGGGTGGGTGCGGTATCAACAATTATATAGTCGTAATCGTTTTTTATTTCATTCAATAACATTTCAAATCGACCATTTGATAATAATTCGGCGGGATTTGGAGGAATTGTACCTGAGAAAATGATGTCAAAGTTCAGATTGGTCTCCGTTAAATGTTCTACTTTTATATCCTTAATTTTTACACTTGTATCATATAAATAATTAGTTACTCCTTTTATATTAGGTCTTTCTAGTTCTAATTTTCGGTGTAATTGTGGGTTTCTCAAATCAGCACCTATCAAAATTACTTTTTTGCCAAGTGTAGAAAGAGTTATAGCTAAATTCAAAGAAACAAATGTCTTTCC
This region of Flavobacterium lacustre genomic DNA includes:
- a CDS encoding glycosyltransferase family 4 protein, with translation MKTDKKLIRIATVPLSLDKLLSGQLYYMNTFYEVTAVASEKEYLKKIGVKESVKTFSIEMSRKITPIRDLIAVVQLFLFLKKERPLIVHSHTPKAGILAMVASKCARVPIRLHTVAGLPLMEQIGFKRNILEKVEKLTYSCATMVYPNSKGLYDFIVANKFTEQRKLKMIGNGSSNGIDTIHFSPGQVTQLQKEALKIKLGIKANDFVFVFVGRLVGDKGINEVVVAFKKITQLNLNVKLLLVGMQEKDLDPLHNTTEQEIYTNKNIIFVGYRDDIRPYLAISNALVFASYREGFPNVVLQAGAMGLPSIVTDINGCNEIIIDGKNGIIIPVKNSLALEKALFKMVIDTDFFIFLQSNARQMITSRYEQKNVWEAILEEYNRVEHVVVKSKMEYV
- a CDS encoding sugar transferase, whose protein sequence is MYKNSIKPFLDFSLATLTFLVLSPVFCIVVLILFFVNNGTVFFLQKRPGIGGELFTIIKFKTMSDKRSDSGDILPDAERLTIIGKWIRKTSLDELPQLINVIKGDMSIVGPRPLLPEYLNLYSDYQKRRHEVKPGITGWAQINGRNTIDWVTKFKYDVWYVEHQSLTLDLKIIYSTLLKVLKSEGVNALNCATIEPFNGK
- a CDS encoding acetyltransferase, whose amino-acid sequence is MENRKLYIFGASGHGKVVAELVASTNCKIEAMIDDAPKSVAFGLIPIVNSLPIFQPISNTALIIAIGDNLIRKKISLRLSNYNFFSSIHQKAFVSPSASVGSGTVVMVHAVINSDAIIGKHVIINTAAIIEHDCIIADFVHISPKVTLSGNVSVGLGTHIGSGVIVIPGVKIGKWCTIGAGAVIINDIPDGSTVIGNPGKIIKYTDVSEKVEPIESISKKQRIKIKI